From Campylobacter upsaliensis, the proteins below share one genomic window:
- a CDS encoding DUF7365 family protein, translating into MSESAIASASALGSLSGAGLLGVMVLTLAGVVIHLYKKQSEIVGEKQERQLKNLEDIKQNLKENSAIQKATLDTYKENNKTMMEFIREHCKNTNEELKRANLKLDEIDDNLDDLKGVGAWFKDLHNIKK; encoded by the coding sequence ATGAGTGAAAGTGCTATAGCTTCGGCTTCTGCTTTAGGGAGCTTAAGCGGTGCTGGTTTGCTTGGAGTTATGGTTTTAACTTTGGCTGGGGTGGTGATACACTTATATAAAAAGCAAAGTGAAATCGTAGGTGAAAAGCAAGAAAGGCAATTAAAGAATTTAGAGGATATAAAGCAAAATCTAAAGGAAAATTCTGCCATACAAAAGGCGACTTTGGATACTTATAAGGAAAATAATAAAACTATGATGGAATTTATAAGGGAGCATTGCAAAAATACAAATGAGGAGCTTAAAAGGGCAAATCTTAAGCTAGATGAAATAGATGATAATTTAGATGATTTAAAGGGCGTTGGGGCTTGGTTTAAAGACTTGCATAATATTAAGAAGTAG
- a CDS encoding DUF5675 family protein — protein MKIEIINRYQGKSCVIGKFKVYDENGDLTFQCFSLQEDTAGLESGKDLRIPEGVYKLKRHPHSRFEATLRKITGYEKDEMLNVYNDLVPYERHILIHWGNTDKDTQGCILLGETKTSDESIGGSRAACKSFYDLMRSVNLDMVELVIKDELE, from the coding sequence ATGAAAATTGAGATTATTAACAGATATCAAGGCAAGTCTTGCGTTATTGGCAAGTTTAAGGTGTATGATGAAAACGGCGATTTAACTTTTCAATGCTTTTCTTTACAAGAGGATACCGCAGGGCTTGAAAGTGGCAAAGACTTAAGGATACCAGAGGGCGTTTATAAGCTAAAAAGGCATCCACACTCACGCTTTGAAGCGACTTTAAGAAAAATTACAGGGTATGAAAAAGATGAAATGCTAAATGTTTATAATGATTTGGTGCCTTATGAAAGACATATTTTGATACACTGGGGAAACACGGATAAAGACACGCAAGGCTGTATTTTACTTGGTGAAACAAAAACAAGCGATGAAAGCATAGGTGGAAGTAGGGCGGCTTGTAAATCATTTTATGATTTAATGCGAAGCGTAAATTTAGATATGGTCGAGCTTGTTATAAAAGATGAATTAGAATAA
- a CDS encoding acyl carrier protein, with product MQIIKEFFIKIGRDDIDENMKNLVSNNEIDSIDVMALVAEIEKHYQKTLDRKYIKMTYFEDFESIKKMLNEAYGD from the coding sequence ATGCAAATAATTAAAGAATTTTTTATAAAAATTGGCAGAGATGACATCGATGAAAATATGAAAAATTTGGTAAGCAATAATGAAATTGATAGTATTGATGTGATGGCTTTAGTCGCAGAGATAGAAAAGCACTATCAAAAAACTCTCGATAGAAAATACATCAAAATGACATATTTTGAGGATTTTGAAAGCATTAAAAAAATGCTTAATGAAGCTTATGGAGATTAA
- a CDS encoding bifunctional 3,4-dihydroxy-2-butanone 4-phosphate synthase/GTP cyclohydrolase II produces the protein MNFISIEQAIKDLKEGKMLVMVDAEDRENEGDIIFPAQFSTKEKVNFAIKEARGVLCVALDENLAKKFELPLMVPKNTSSHETAFTITVDAKKATTGVSAYERDMTIKIFADDAACANDFVRPGHINPLIAKKGGVLERTGHTEGSVDLCHLAGLKGACVICEIVKDNGDMARREDLLEFCEKFKLNMITVSDLIEYRLKNESLITLKEQQASFLAGFKAQKFIFEDHNQIQHIAFCFNQPRKSENIKFHISDSDFELLTSNKFSQLLEQIQFLSQNGGIIIFMQGEKSNAAQFKNYGIGAQILRFFKVEEVHLMSQNCDKDFIALKGFGLDIKTCQFKNLL, from the coding sequence ATGAATTTTATAAGCATAGAACAAGCGATAAAAGACTTAAAAGAAGGCAAAATGCTCGTAATGGTTGATGCCGAAGATAGAGAAAATGAGGGAGATATTATCTTTCCTGCACAATTTAGCACTAAAGAAAAGGTCAATTTTGCTATAAAAGAAGCTAGAGGAGTCTTATGTGTAGCTTTAGATGAAAATTTAGCAAAGAAATTTGAATTACCCTTAATGGTGCCAAAAAACACCTCAAGTCACGAAACAGCCTTCACTATAACAGTTGATGCAAAAAAAGCCACAACAGGTGTTAGTGCTTATGAGCGTGATATGACCATTAAAATTTTTGCCGATGATGCAGCCTGTGCTAACGACTTCGTTCGTCCAGGACACATCAATCCTCTCATAGCCAAAAAAGGCGGAGTTTTAGAACGCACAGGACATACAGAAGGAAGTGTGGATTTATGTCATCTGGCTGGCTTGAAAGGCGCTTGCGTGATTTGCGAAATTGTTAAAGATAATGGGGATATGGCAAGAAGGGAAGATTTGCTAGAATTTTGCGAAAAATTCAAACTTAATATGATAACCGTATCCGATTTAATAGAATATCGTCTAAAAAATGAAAGCTTAATCACTCTTAAAGAGCAGCAAGCTAGCTTTTTAGCAGGATTTAAAGCACAAAAATTCATCTTTGAAGACCACAATCAAATTCAGCACATTGCTTTTTGTTTTAATCAACCAAGAAAAAGTGAAAATATTAAATTTCACATTAGTGATAGTGATTTTGAGCTTTTAACTTCAAATAAATTCTCGCAACTTTTAGAACAAATTCAATTTTTATCACAAAATGGCGGAATTATCATTTTTATGCAAGGCGAAAAATCAAATGCGGCACAATTTAAAAATTATGGCATAGGCGCACAAATTTTAAGATTTTTTAAGGTCGAAGAAGTGCATTTAATGTCGCAAAATTGCGATAAAGACTTTATTGCTTTAAAGGGCTTTGGGCTTGACATTAAAACTTGTCAATTCAAAAACCTACTTTAA
- a CDS encoding amino acid adenylation domain-containing protein, with amino-acid sequence MICHIDDFLQKSVKKFPQKMLFKEMGGVSITYKEFDDLSQKVATKLLNTLAKEPIQSPILIILPKSINTLISFFGVAKSGNFYTLLDEKMPLERIKKIISVLKPKAFITSKSLNLKLDLPTLYTEDFESYERDEEALAKARLRHIDTNLLYVFFTSGSTGLPKGVSISHKSVIDYAFWVSEEFELDENEIIANQAPLYVDASLPDIVGSIVSGGSMHLIPNASFAFPDEILSYLEKEKITMIFWKPVIYNYFAPNKESLKPYPLKHLRKILCGGDLLSAKTLNIWRSHLPHTLFANLYGPTEITDVCCFYKVDREFKDEELLPIGKACKNTELLVFDENKNLINEVGKKGELFVRGTSLSLGYYNDTEKTKAAFIQNPLHNNYLDLLYKTGDIVAYNEFGELLCYGRLDNQIKFKGHRIELGEIEAVLNSHEKIKNSACIFKDDKLIAFYESDEELNLKAFLKDRLSAYMLPKQSIRLTKLPLNINSKVDRLALYASV; translated from the coding sequence ATGATATGTCATATTGATGACTTTTTACAAAAAAGTGTGAAAAAATTCCCACAAAAAATGCTTTTTAAAGAAATGGGGGGAGTAAGTATCACTTATAAAGAATTTGATGATTTAAGTCAAAAAGTTGCAACTAAGCTTTTAAACACCTTAGCAAAAGAGCCTATTCAAAGTCCTATTTTAATCATCTTACCTAAAAGCATTAACACGCTTATTAGTTTTTTTGGCGTGGCAAAGAGTGGGAATTTTTATACACTCTTAGATGAAAAAATGCCCCTTGAAAGAATAAAAAAAATCATTAGTGTTTTAAAACCTAAGGCTTTCATCACTTCAAAAAGTTTAAATTTAAAGCTTGATTTACCTACACTTTATACAGAAGATTTTGAAAGCTATGAAAGAGATGAAGAGGCTTTAGCAAAGGCAAGATTAAGACATATTGATACAAATTTACTTTATGTCTTTTTTACAAGTGGTAGCACAGGGCTACCTAAGGGAGTAAGCATAAGTCATAAAAGTGTGATTGATTATGCTTTTTGGGTGAGTGAGGAGTTTGAGCTTGATGAAAATGAAATCATAGCTAATCAAGCGCCGCTTTATGTCGATGCGTCCTTGCCTGATATTGTTGGAAGTATCGTTAGTGGGGGTTCAATGCATCTTATCCCTAATGCCTCTTTTGCTTTTCCTGATGAAATTTTGTCTTATTTGGAAAAAGAAAAAATTACGATGATATTTTGGAAGCCCGTGATTTATAATTATTTCGCCCCCAATAAAGAAAGTTTAAAGCCTTATCCTTTAAAACATTTGAGAAAAATTTTATGCGGAGGGGATTTGCTTAGTGCTAAGACTTTAAATATTTGGCGTTCCCACCTCCCCCACACCCTCTTTGCTAATCTTTATGGACCAACTGAAATCACTGATGTGTGTTGTTTTTATAAGGTAGATAGAGAATTTAAAGATGAAGAGCTTTTACCTATAGGAAAGGCTTGTAAGAATACAGAACTTTTAGTCTTTGATGAAAATAAAAATTTGATTAATGAAGTAGGTAAAAAGGGTGAGCTTTTCGTAAGAGGGACTAGCCTTTCTTTAGGTTATTATAATGACACAGAAAAAACAAAAGCAGCCTTTATACAAAATCCTTTGCATAATAATTATTTAGATTTACTTTATAAAACAGGAGATATTGTCGCTTATAATGAATTTGGGGAATTACTTTGCTATGGAAGACTTGATAATCAAATCAAATTTAAAGGACACAGAATTGAGCTTGGTGAGATAGAAGCAGTGTTAAATTCTCACGAAAAGATTAAAAATAGTGCTTGTATCTTTAAAGATGACAAACTCATCGCCTTTTATGAGAGTGATGAGGAGTTAAATTTAAAGGCTTTTTTGAAGGATAGATTGTCAGCTTATATGCTGCCAAAGCAAAGCATTAGACTTACAAAACTCCCTTTAAATATCAATAGTAAAGTAGATAGGTTAGCCCTTTATGCGTCTGTTTGA
- a CDS encoding DUF2920 family protein yields MLVDKTYKIKSCDDVELGIKRESKLEFRLCYDDSEPVKLLLVLNQGLGDDINNSFFKLIMQALAQKHNAAVIAANYHNIGNRPQTGAKIGMDDFDKSIVEQFCKVNGIPLPPDFKTSEFAFNIHQILSNFIKITKENGVVAKDFQLAMSATLFPARNEYQNFGIMPALDILNTLFYVQKNAPFSTGGGGGVSVRDLPVIIAGGSYGGYLASLCAKIAPWAIDGVIDNSGGAKFVERMLGFGKEINYRDNACVGVPLDHIYICFHDKSFWTLNPTSPYFFSPARRKIRYILEPEHLAIQANYPKPIYVSYHSAKDYELPLKEKVELYKLYEKFGFDATLHAVRYQKQIDGRFIKNLDHGLGIPFKALVNKHLPELLKKIKAHPKSPCKNKSISYPSDDLLYHFSQKNAKMHLEISKVEDACG; encoded by the coding sequence ATGCTTGTAGATAAAACTTATAAGATTAAAAGCTGTGATGATGTAGAGCTTGGGATTAAGAGGGAAAGTAAGCTGGAATTTAGGCTTTGTTATGATGATAGTGAGCCAGTAAAACTTCTTTTAGTGCTTAATCAAGGCTTAGGCGATGATATTAACAATTCTTTTTTTAAACTCATTATGCAAGCTTTAGCTCAAAAGCATAATGCTGCTGTCATTGCTGCAAATTATCACAATATCGGTAACCGTCCTCAAACAGGAGCAAAGATAGGAATGGACGATTTTGACAAAAGCATCGTAGAGCAGTTTTGTAAAGTTAATGGCATCCCCTTGCCTCCTGATTTTAAAACAAGCGAATTTGCCTTTAATATCCATCAAATCTTATCGAACTTTATTAAAATAACTAAAGAAAATGGCGTTGTTGCAAAAGACTTTCAATTGGCGATGAGTGCAACTTTATTTCCTGCGAGAAATGAGTATCAAAATTTCGGCATTATGCCGGCCCTTGACATCTTAAACACTCTTTTTTATGTGCAAAAAAATGCTCCTTTTAGCACGGGGGGGGGGGGGGGGGTAAGCGTTAGGGATTTACCCGTTATCATTGCTGGGGGAAGTTATGGTGGCTATTTGGCTTCTTTGTGTGCAAAAATTGCTCCGTGGGCGATAGATGGAGTGATAGATAATTCGGGAGGAGCAAAATTTGTGGAGAGAATGCTAGGCTTTGGTAAAGAAATAAATTATCGAGATAATGCTTGTGTGGGAGTGCCACTTGATCATATTTACATCTGCTTTCACGATAAAAGTTTTTGGACACTAAATCCAACCTCACCCTATTTTTTCTCCCCTGCAAGAAGAAAAATTCGCTATATCCTAGAGCCGGAACATCTTGCTATTCAGGCTAATTATCCCAAACCCATTTATGTAAGTTATCATTCCGCAAAGGATTATGAGTTACCCTTAAAAGAAAAGGTGGAGCTTTATAAACTTTATGAAAAATTTGGCTTTGATGCGACTTTACACGCTGTGCGTTATCAAAAACAAATTGATGGTCGTTTTATTAAAAATTTAGACCATGGACTTGGCATACCTTTTAAAGCCCTTGTAAATAAGCATTTGCCAGAACTTTTAAAAAAAATCAAAGCTCACCCCAAATCCCCTTGCAAAAACAAAAGCATAAGCTATCCAAGTGATGATTTGCTTTATCATTTTTCGCAAAAAAATGCTAAAATGCACCTAGAAATTTCAAAGGTAGAAGATGCTTGTGGATAA
- a CDS encoding GNAT family N-acetyltransferase — MRLFEKFYYEGFKLSNSLESLSFFEDGFKAQNIRIEQKGENFFLYDRHNFLYYFVRELKDFSLQKSFVKILSQNSTWLMQNENFLKLNGFENLIKHRQMQLLSPTFTPQNYFFIEGAKREDMAELKEFFSQFFDTTYLFLLSLKELEDKLHQCLIYKEKGRICGGLIYSSVLNGLYIDFIAVRRNLAYKNVAFALLNTLIKRHPKAQLRLFVDRVNQRAIHFYERAGFTYAKNEFNFYIKK; from the coding sequence ATGCGTCTGTTTGAAAAATTTTATTATGAGGGTTTTAAGCTTAGTAATAGTTTAGAAAGTTTATCTTTTTTTGAGGATGGATTTAAAGCCCAAAATATAAGAATTGAGCAAAAAGGGGAGAATTTTTTTCTTTATGATAGGCATAATTTTTTATATTATTTTGTTAGAGAGCTTAAAGATTTCAGCTTACAAAAAAGTTTTGTAAAAATTTTGAGCCAAAATTCCACTTGGCTTATGCAAAATGAAAATTTTCTTAAACTCAATGGTTTTGAAAATCTTATAAAACATAGGCAAATGCAGCTTTTAAGCCCCACATTTACTCCGCAAAATTATTTTTTCATCGAAGGGGCTAAAAGGGAGGATATGGCAGAATTGAAGGAATTTTTTTCGCAATTTTTTGACACGACTTATCTTTTTTTACTTTCTTTAAAAGAGCTGGAGGATAAATTACATCAATGCCTCATTTACAAAGAAAAGGGTAGAATTTGCGGAGGATTGATTTATTCTAGCGTTTTAAATGGCTTATATATCGACTTCATCGCAGTGCGTAGAAATTTAGCTTACAAAAATGTCGCCTTTGCTTTGTTAAATACTCTCATCAAACGCCATCCAAAAGCACAGCTAAGGCTTTTTGTAGATAGGGTTAATCAAAGGGCTATTCATTTTTACGAAAGAGCGGGTTTTACTTATGCTAAAAATGAATTTAATTTTTATATTAAAAAATGA
- a CDS encoding helix-turn-helix transcriptional regulator encodes MTKEKFKSLMQEAGIKSKKELAELMGLHYGTINNWGNTQGYPTYLNNYFHFIIKAKKYDEALKKGFDESEKPQECPSNVEALSLENARLREECEKYEALKRALKEALR; translated from the coding sequence ATGACAAAAGAAAAATTTAAAAGCTTAATGCAAGAAGCGGGAATTAAGAGTAAAAAAGAATTAGCCGAGCTTATGGGCTTACATTACGGAACGATTAATAATTGGGGGAATACGCAAGGCTATCCTACCTATTTAAACAATTATTTTCACTTCATCATTAAAGCCAAAAAATACGATGAGGCGTTAAAAAAGGGCTTTGATGAGAGTGAAAAGCCTCAGGAGTGCCCTTCAAATGTGGAGGCTTTGAGCCTTGAAAATGCGAGGCTTAGGGAGGAGTGTGAAAAATATGAGGCTTTAAAAAGGGCGTTAAAAGAGGCTTTGAGATAG
- a CDS encoding DUF2920 family protein: protein MLVDKTYKIKSCDDVELGIKRKSKLEYRISYDETKELEAIVFIIGGFGSSTNLSFMDFTRQNLAQNFPVLAINVLYHCFCNRFNQDEEKYSIKLAYSEADMLNLKESLAKVKIPYQSHLEPYTYYNLLNQWIKHHKEQGQIPQDMKMQGLSYTILPANDEYQNYGIMPALDHIFVLKDICKRLIKVKTLGGGGVASLPVIYGGGSYGGYLAHLIAKIAPWHCQAILDNSCSPLPQLNYIVGRELGQGDATTLDKDLNIELFCKTFWNCDANSKHCFTPAHYKIRSLLNAEHLKIQAKYAKDTLFISYHSAHDEFGTADDKEKLYKLYETLGLKAKLHLIKDEKELDKKFIRNLGHSLGMSDSGLFRKELPTILEQFRTKVFTQRQGEISYPCGDKIFTFKDEGEKFLLEIS, encoded by the coding sequence ATGCTTGTGGATAAGACTTATAAGATTAAAAGCTGTGATGATGTAGAGCTTGGGATTAAGAGAAAGTCAAAATTAGAATACCGCATTAGCTATGATGAGACGAAAGAACTTGAGGCTATCGTCTTTATTATAGGAGGTTTTGGCAGTAGCACTAATCTTTCTTTTATGGATTTTACAAGACAAAATTTAGCACAAAATTTTCCCGTTTTAGCGATTAATGTCCTTTATCATTGTTTTTGTAATAGGTTTAATCAAGATGAGGAAAAATACAGCATAAAACTTGCATATAGTGAAGCAGATATGCTAAATTTAAAGGAGAGTTTAGCAAAAGTTAAAATTCCTTATCAAAGTCATTTAGAGCCTTACACTTACTATAACTTACTCAATCAATGGATCAAGCACCATAAAGAGCAAGGACAAATTCCACAAGATATGAAAATGCAAGGTTTAAGTTACACCATACTCCCTGCTAATGATGAATATCAAAATTATGGCATTATGCCAGCTCTTGACCATATCTTTGTTTTAAAAGATATCTGCAAAAGATTAATTAAAGTTAAAACACTGGGGGGGGGGGGGGTAGCCTCCTTACCTGTCATTTATGGAGGTGGCTCTTATGGTGGATACCTTGCACATTTAATCGCCAAAATCGCTCCGTGGCACTGCCAAGCTATTTTAGACAATTCTTGCTCGCCCCTGCCGCAATTAAACTACATCGTAGGTAGAGAACTTGGTCAAGGCGACGCTACTACGCTAGATAAAGATTTAAACATAGAGCTTTTTTGTAAAACTTTTTGGAATTGCGATGCCAATTCTAAGCACTGCTTTACCCCAGCACATTATAAAATTCGCTCTTTACTTAACGCAGAGCATTTAAAAATTCAAGCCAAGTATGCTAAAGATACGCTTTTTATCAGCTATCACTCAGCCCATGATGAATTTGGCACAGCAGATGATAAAGAAAAGCTTTATAAACTTTATGAAACATTAGGTCTTAAGGCAAAATTACACCTTATAAAAGATGAAAAAGAGTTAGATAAAAAATTTATTAGAAATTTAGGTCATAGCCTTGGTATGAGTGATAGCGGGCTTTTTCGTAAGGAACTACCCACTATTTTAGAGCAATTTAGAACGAAAGTTTTCACGCAAAGACAGGGGGAAATTAGCTATCCTTGCGGAGATAAAATTTTCACTTTCAAAGATGAGGGCGAGAAATTTCTTCTTGAAATTTCTTAA